The following proteins are co-located in the Bacillus carboniphilus genome:
- a CDS encoding PAS domain-containing protein, with protein MKLKNDNNFDGIFEKKFSKRDLYTILQNMNQALYIIALNDKMEIDRFVEVNQAAHDQLGYSREEFLNLSPFEIIDLNYYHFLNEELQQHRGGGPVTIESTHFTKKGEKIPVEVSSRIKTLGDNTKYILSTVRNIATSKETELLLERTLKQFESLFKKNPDIIFFLNVEGKFTKVNAAGEKILAYSMDELLSMSYESVLHPEI; from the coding sequence ATGAAGTTAAAAAATGATAATAATTTTGATGGAATTTTTGAAAAAAAGTTCTCAAAGCGAGATCTTTACACAATTTTACAAAATATGAATCAGGCACTTTATATAATTGCCCTTAATGACAAAATGGAAATTGATCGCTTTGTTGAAGTTAATCAGGCTGCACATGACCAGCTAGGGTATAGTAGAGAGGAATTTTTAAATCTCTCACCTTTCGAGATTATAGATTTAAACTATTATCATTTTCTTAATGAGGAACTACAACAACATCGTGGAGGTGGCCCTGTAACAATAGAGTCTACTCACTTTACAAAAAAAGGAGAAAAAATCCCTGTGGAAGTGAGTAGCCGTATCAAAACATTAGGTGATAATACAAAATATATTTTATCGACCGTTCGGAATATCGCTACATCTAAGGAGACCGAATTACTTTTAGAGAGAACTCTAAAACAGTTTGAATCCCTTTTTAAGAAAAATCCCGATATAATCTTTTTTCTAAATGTAGAGGGGAAATTCACCAAAGTAAATGCAGCAGGTGAAAAGATACTAGCATATTCTATGGACGAGCTTTTAAGTATGTCTTACGAATCAGTATTGCACCCGGAGATTTAG
- a CDS encoding cell wall hydrolase, producing MPRVKYTESDVALMARMMRAEAEGEGRLGMLMVGNVIVNRLKADCLDFLNLRSIRDVIFQVQGGNYSFEAVQKGNVFYQRAREVEKRLAKQALDYWRQHPSKYALWYFNPYGQCPPAWYGQPLAGQYKQHCYYEPQANTCESVYRW from the coding sequence GTGCCAAGAGTTAAGTATACCGAAAGTGATGTTGCATTGATGGCAAGGATGATGAGGGCAGAAGCTGAGGGTGAAGGGCGACTGGGGATGCTAATGGTTGGTAATGTTATTGTAAACAGACTTAAAGCTGATTGTTTAGATTTTTTAAATTTAAGGTCTATAAGGGACGTGATTTTTCAAGTACAAGGAGGAAATTATTCTTTTGAAGCAGTACAAAAAGGTAATGTTTTTTATCAAAGAGCAAGAGAAGTAGAAAAAAGATTAGCTAAACAAGCCTTAGATTACTGGAGACAGCATCCTTCTAAGTATGCTCTTTGGTATTTTAATCCGTATGGTCAGTGTCCACCTGCTTGGTATGGTCAACCATTAGCAGGACAATATAAACAACATTGTTATTATGAGCCACAGGCAAATACATGTGAAAGTGTCTATAGGTGGTGA
- a CDS encoding DUF421 domain-containing protein has product MEEVNIGLLTIKVIVGFATLFFIIIITGRTSIYQLTPFHLVFVLVLGDFLGNTIYEDKVGIFHFLYAIGLWTFLMLGIEFMTLKNKSTRSLLLGNPNVIIRDGVMDRKLLTKNKLDVNQVLSILRQNNVFSVREVKYGILEANGQISLLLKSKYQKPDKQDLNLPESPVDLPTSLIIDGEILWDNLHELGFDQQWLDNQLTINGYDNVKRILYADWRESEGIHISPK; this is encoded by the coding sequence TTGGAAGAAGTCAATATTGGTTTACTGACGATCAAAGTCATCGTTGGTTTTGCAACTTTATTTTTTATCATTATCATAACAGGCAGAACATCCATCTATCAATTAACCCCGTTTCACTTAGTTTTTGTGTTAGTACTTGGAGATTTTTTAGGAAATACCATTTATGAAGATAAGGTAGGGATTTTTCATTTTTTATATGCCATCGGATTGTGGACGTTTCTTATGTTGGGAATAGAGTTTATGACTCTAAAAAATAAATCGACACGTTCTCTCTTATTAGGCAATCCTAACGTCATCATTCGAGATGGTGTTATGGACAGAAAGTTACTTACAAAGAACAAATTGGATGTAAATCAAGTATTGAGTATACTCCGTCAAAATAATGTCTTTTCAGTTCGCGAAGTCAAATACGGTATATTGGAAGCTAATGGGCAAATAAGTTTATTATTAAAATCCAAGTATCAAAAACCAGACAAGCAAGATCTCAATCTTCCAGAAAGTCCAGTAGACCTCCCAACATCGTTAATTATAGATGGGGAAATTTTATGGGATAATTTACATGAACTCGGATTTGATCAACAGTGGTTAGATAACCAATTAACTATCAATGGATATGATAATGTAAAGCGTATACTTTACGCAGATTGGCGAGAAAGTGAGGGCATACATATAAGTCCCAAATAA